From a region of the Corallococcus coralloides DSM 2259 genome:
- a CDS encoding DinB family protein has translation METQENGSLRSVLLTQLDTAWALTQYHLNGLTTQECLLRPARKGLHVEQGPDGVWRAEWPESEGYDIGPASIAWLTWHMGFWWSMVHDHSFGTGSLKREDVHWPGTAEGVQAWIARLHDQWRSAVMGLDDSELHASMRTRWPLEGRPFADIVAWVNLELMKNAAELGYARFVLAVADR, from the coding sequence ATGGAAACCCAGGAGAACGGCAGCCTTCGAAGCGTGTTGCTGACGCAGCTCGACACGGCCTGGGCGCTCACCCAATACCATCTCAATGGACTCACCACGCAGGAGTGCCTCCTGCGGCCTGCGCGGAAGGGCCTCCACGTGGAGCAAGGCCCGGACGGCGTCTGGCGCGCGGAGTGGCCGGAGTCCGAGGGCTATGACATCGGCCCCGCGTCCATCGCCTGGCTGACCTGGCACATGGGCTTCTGGTGGTCGATGGTGCATGACCACTCGTTCGGCACCGGCTCACTGAAGCGCGAGGACGTGCACTGGCCCGGAACCGCCGAGGGCGTGCAGGCATGGATCGCGCGCCTGCACGATCAGTGGCGGAGCGCCGTCATGGGCCTGGACGACTCCGAGCTGCACGCGTCGATGCGCACCCGCTGGCCCCTGGAAGGAAGGCCCTTCGCGGACATCGTCGCGTGGGTGAACCTGGAGCTGATGAAGAACGCAGCGGAGCTGGGCTACGCGCGCTTCGTCCTGGCAGTGGCGGACAGATAG